TCATAGTGAATTACTCTGTTCTTATTGAATTActttgatttaatttcttttctacAGGCTACAAAACATTTATTTATGACATATTGTCATATTTTAATACATAAGATTTAATTGTTGTTCAGCTACTATGCGATTGCTACATTGTAGTGTATAAATTGCCGTAAACTTTTTGTAGGATGGGTATGGCAATGTTCTAGCTGACAAAAAGCTTTGTAGTTTACTAGTTTATGAATGCGACAACATGGAATTTAGATTTATGCTCCATGGAGATACATTTTTTTGGAAGGTTTGGACTGGAAACCTTGTGTACCGAActaaaagaaaactaaaacagAAGAGAAACTCTAAGAAAAGTATGGGAAAAGCAAGCAGAACCCTGCAGTTGTAACTACTCCTAGGTATATTTGAAGTGCTGCACGTTGATTTGAAATTTTAatctagtttcaaggatgaagtGCCTTATGATCTGTTTCTTAGATGAATAATGAATTCTGCTTTTTCTTTTACTATGCTTGTTATTTATCACTCACTGGTTGGATACAAGCAAACACTAAAATGGGAATGATTGGTTTGTTTGTTTTTACAAAGCTAGCTTCTACCTAGCAGCACCACTGTCACTATGTGCTGATTGCGCCTTAGATGTGTTTTACTTCCTAGTAAATCTAGTCACCAAGTTCATCGTCATAGGCAAGGATCATATGCCACCAGTGGAGGTAGAACTTTGGCAAGTTGTAAATCCTCTCTTCAGACTTGGATGGAGACATTGGATCGGCGCAACTGTTTTTTTTTTGGGTTGGATTCATCAACAAAGATGCCATAAGATTCTTGTATGTACATCCACTTGAAACTTGACATTGAAATCTTAACATTCTTTTAAATTTCTGTCATGTGTTTGTCTGAATTTTATAATTTTGCTAGGGTTCGCTTCGAAATTCAAGACAAGCAGAGGAATATGCAATTCCTCACGGTGATTGGTTTGAAATTGTTTCCTGTCCACATTATCTCTCTGAAATGGTAACACTCCCCCTCCCCCCTCCTTTTCTCCCAtattgttttctttatgttattATGTAACCCATGATGTTAAATATGCCTAATGTTTCACAATAATGAAGGTTATATACGGCAGTTTTGTAGTTGCTACTGGATGGTCCAATCTAACCATATGGTTACTTCTTGTTTTTGTggtaatatataaattttatattagCAAGATTTTCTAATTCTTGAAGGTGGAAAAAATGTTTAGTTGATTTTTTTTTCCCTTTGCCATGTTTCTTTCACTTGGTTCAGCTGGCAAATTTGTCGTTTGCAGCAGTGGAAACACACAGGTGGTATCATCAGAAATTTGAAGATTATCCAAGTAGTCGGTTTGCTGTTATACCATATATTCTCTGAGATTATGAGATAAATAGACAAtacttttcatgttagattgaTGTAAAGAACTTTGTTAATTCTCATAGATGTGTTTTTTTTAAGGTATGAATGACTTGAAAGATTAGGGTTCATGGGGAGTatcatcaatctccttcaatgtaGATGAATAGTGAgattgtttttgttttattttttaaataatatatatcttTTATATGTTTTTATTAAACCTCCGTCACCATTCATGTTATTCTGAAGATGAGATTCTTATATCTGCTCTCTCCATTGTTAAAATCTCAAGTACTTAGCATAGAacgaaaatatttttatatttgattcggatgagttttgtgaaaaatagatTAAGTGAAAAATGGTTAAGATGAGAGATTTGGAGTAGGTAAACTTGTGAGAAAAACACTTCTATTAATGACAAATAAGCAATACAAGAACTAATGATGAGAAATAGAGATAGAGAACAAGTGCTGAGACCTTCACTAATGTTATAAGAGGATGAATGAGTTTTGTTTAAAGTGGACATGGGTTGATTAATTGCTGTCGGGTGTTCTGGTGGAACACCCGAATGCCAATTTTGCTTGTGAAGTTGATGAATAAAATGAAGAACAATGAGAGAAATTTGAGAGAAAAAGATGGATTTTTTGAGCTTCtaagtttcaaaaaaaaaagtcctTTTAAGAGGTGATTTGGGGTCTTTTTATAGTGTAAAACTATTTTGACGAAGGAGTCTATTATCCAATAGTTATAGTGTGATGTTTGACCTATTCCTTTTATCCCAAGACTTGTTACTAAATAAGGTAGTTGTCAGAAAATATTTCTAGGTGCTCCCatcatttcaaatctttttaactagAAATGAAAGAAGTTAATTTTCACAAGTTAAACTAAAGTTCTACTCTGATGGATGTCCATTCAAAGAGGTGTATGGGTAAAAAGAGTGTTCATAACATGTGACATTAGTGAAGGGATATCTAGTTTGGTTTTCTTTTAACTAGATAACACTCTTTACACTCTAAATCCAACCAATCCACTTCCACTAATTTAGTTCCcactaaaaaaaattcaactcCTCAAGGTATTCTTTTGGATTCCATCCTTTTACCCAACATTTTTAGGAGGAACTTGACTTTTTTTTaccatattttttttatcattttaaaaattatttatgtacaaaaaatttatatttttagtatacaATCAATAATTTAAATACCAAACAATCAGTCaccaaattaaatctttttttttttatcaaaatctaTAAAGTCAAATGCTNNNNNNcatatttaaaaaaaaaaaaagagaaaatataagGAGCCagtggaatatttgtacaatgtgtacaatggaggtttagagatgttcgattcagtattagagatataactattagtgttaTCTTTTCCCATCAactgaagcttttgggatgagtggtatcatgacatggtatcagagctctaaATCCGAAAGGTCAAAAGTTTTAATCATTAACAAATTCGGATTATACACTTCGAACTATGATCATccaacaatttaatttttattaaaaaaagaaaaaagtatagttTGACACATGAGTCTTGTAAACTccattaaattagtaaataattagccaataaattaattttaataaaaaaaaattagaaatgcaAATGTTATATTAAATTAAGATAGAACtcgtcaaaacgagaattttgacactaatttcaaaaaatttagctCAAAATTAGATCGAACGGGTCAAACCGATTGAACCGGGACCGTAGGCCCAACTGCCCAGCACTTAAATGAGCCAATGACTCTTCTTCCTCCTCACTTCAGAACGCGCTGAAGGCAATAAGCAGGGGAGAAGGAGAAAAGAAACTTCCTAACCCTTACGGTAATTCAAATCACCGTAACTTCTCCGTCTAAACTCCGATTGCTacaccatttgcggccacgcgatcatcgcgtcgagctctacgattCTCCAAGAATAATTTCAAAAGTAATTCTCTTATTCACTCTCAGCCTCTTCTTCCCCAATTTTAGAAAAAATCCTGTGGAGGTGTTGAATTTCCTTGTTTtttatgttttaggatccaattagcttgagaaaaacgttcactcttgcttatatgaagcttgggtaaggtgaggatattaTAATTCTATCTAAATATTCTGAATTTGTGCTTCAGATATTAAATTGGgtgtatatgtgttatgaatgtgtattaggttgtgaataaataattggagcttgaaattgtggatatcagaacttggaggaagctgttTTATTGAACTTTTGGGGCTGTGTTTATTTTAGTAAATTGCCTTGAACAATACGcggaaaatcggctaaggtatggtttatgtttcttgcatttaatatataatgttctgtaaaaacttaggctagatgaccataagaTAGGTTGGAATGTATGTGTATATTGTTGTTTAGTATCTTGTTCTTAAGAATGTATTGGTCTGGTGCTGTTGATTAGTTGATGGTTTGTCAAATTgttaattattgatttgaggatATAAGTATATAGGCTTAGGATTTGTGAGTTATGGTTTTGGTTGTAGGATTTGGCATGTGTATGTGTAATTATTGTTGGTATGACATATGACTTTTATGGTAGTTGTTGTGTTGATGAAGAAGGACATATTGTGTTAGCAAGTGTAGGTTTGGTGATCAATAGCATGAGATTTGTTTTGAATGAGAAAGAAGTTTAGAAAGTTTGCAAAATTTTGGTTTTGGGCCGAACTTCGGTGAGCTATAACTTGGCTTTCGGAACTCCAAATTGATTTCAACTGGTGTTAAATGAGAATTGGATTCGTGAAGTTTATGTCGTTCGAAGAATGgaagaaaaacgatttaaaacgaTTAAGTTATGCACGTCGGAAGTTTTGGTGTGAAACATGTAAAATTATGCAGCTTTCTGGTTGATCagcttttttttttggaaaaacgtacgtccacgcgtacgcatcgcgtaGAATTTTTGACTGTGCATACGTGAGTAATCCTATGCGTACGCGTAATGACCCAGCAagcatgtccacgcgtacgcatggcccacgcgaacgcgtgacatgAAGTGttcacctatgcgtacgcatgagccacgtgcacgcgtggcccCTGTTTTAGCAAACATGC
The DNA window shown above is from Arachis ipaensis cultivar K30076 chromosome B08, Araip1.1, whole genome shotgun sequence and carries:
- the LOC107613544 gene encoding polyprenol reductase 2, with amino-acid sequence MELEMHMVLPQLLRLAWIAGTLPILIASIPIPKLNFLHTILLGFARRGKIMHSTSQKFTLPQRFFLHFYIVASIWTTFLLVTTWCYAYTMVPPVRKSSAYSTITSYLIGGSALRTGSTTMLQRHAVWQAVFLLLLMEAQVLRRLFETIYVFKYSPSARMHVLGYLTGMFFYLAAPLSLCADCALDVFYFLVNLVTKFIVIGKDHMPPVEVELWQVVNPLFRLGWRHWIGATVFFLGWIHQQRCHKILGSLRNSRQAEEYAIPHGDWFEIVSCPHYLSEMVIYGSFVVATGWSNLTIWLLLVFVLANLSFAAVETHRWYHQKFEDYPSSRFAVIPYIL